The Lewinellaceae bacterium genome includes a region encoding these proteins:
- a CDS encoding ABC transporter permease, with amino-acid sequence MFKILKYSFFDLMRSRWSYVYFLFYLVLGFVLFFLNSDVNKAVITLLNIIIVLTPLIGTIFGVMYYYSSREFVELLLSQPLKRSTIFVGQYLGVSISLSLSLIIGLGIPFVAYGVFRSGDIWDFTSLLITGGFLTFIFVALAYNIALSFNDKIKGFGFAILLWLFMAVIYDGLIMIMMISFQDYPLDKFALGAMMFNPIDLSRVLILLKLDISALLGYTGAVFQQFFGTSNGMIISMTVLLIWILMPLWRMIRVSRKKDF; translated from the coding sequence ATGTTTAAAATATTAAAATACAGTTTTTTTGACCTGATGCGTAGCAGATGGAGTTATGTGTATTTCCTGTTTTACCTGGTATTGGGTTTTGTGTTATTTTTTCTGAACAGCGATGTGAACAAAGCGGTCATCACTTTACTGAACATCATCATCGTCCTGACCCCCTTGATCGGGACAATTTTCGGGGTGATGTATTATTACAGTTCAAGAGAATTCGTTGAATTACTGCTTTCGCAACCGCTTAAGCGAAGCACCATTTTTGTAGGGCAATACCTGGGGGTTTCCATTTCCCTTTCACTCAGTCTGATCATCGGGCTGGGAATTCCCTTTGTGGCCTACGGCGTTTTCAGGTCGGGTGATATCTGGGATTTCACCTCGCTGCTGATCACGGGAGGTTTTCTTACTTTTATCTTTGTTGCCCTGGCGTATAACATAGCCCTTTCCTTTAATGATAAGATAAAAGGATTTGGTTTTGCCATATTACTCTGGCTGTTTATGGCCGTCATTTACGATGGACTCATCATGATTATGATGATCAGTTTCCAGGATTATCCTTTGGATAAATTTGCCCTGGGGGCCATGATGTTCAACCCTATTGACCTGTCAAGGGTATTGATCCTCCTAAAGCTTGACATATCAGCGTTACTGGGTTATACAGGAGCTGTTTTTCAACAATTTTTCGGAACATCCAACGGGATGATCATTTCAATGACCGTTTTATTGATATGGATATTGATGCCCCTATGGCGCATGATAAGGGTCTCCAGGAAAAAAGACTTCTGA
- the nosD gene encoding nitrous oxide reductase family maturation protein NosD, which yields MTRIFLIITLQCIGLLSFGKTIEVCPACKVKSIKEAINLASPFDTILVKKGLYKEHEISIAKPLVLIGLHQPVVDGEEKGAIFEIGADSVTLSGFVINNVAHSHTKDYAAVHAFKIGHFLFEKNTFNNPFFAYLIEKSHDGIIRKNVINGNAIVEHNSGNGIHLWHCNNMEILENEVYQMRDGIYFEFVKSSKVAKNISKRNIRYGLHFMFSNNDEYLDNLFENNGAGVAVMFSKYIFMRNNTFRLNWGTASYGLLLKEIYDAEIKHNTFEENTIGVNADGSTRVNFEENIFLNNGWAIKFLGACYSNKLKQNNFLNNSFGIAYQGGMNGNLFDRNFWSGYTGYDLDRNGIGDVPYRPINLFSYVVNKNPETIVLLRSLFVDIINFSEKVSPVFTPDQLKDENPLMKPAKW from the coding sequence ATGACCAGAATTTTCCTCATAATCACCTTACAATGCATTGGCCTGCTTTCTTTTGGAAAAACCATCGAAGTTTGCCCCGCCTGCAAAGTCAAGTCAATAAAGGAAGCCATAAACCTGGCCAGCCCTTTCGACACCATCCTTGTCAAAAAAGGGCTTTACAAGGAACATGAGATCAGTATTGCCAAACCCCTGGTATTAATTGGCCTCCATCAGCCTGTTGTTGACGGAGAGGAAAAGGGGGCCATTTTTGAGATCGGAGCCGATAGCGTGACCTTATCCGGCTTTGTCATCAACAATGTGGCCCACAGCCATACGAAAGACTATGCAGCAGTCCATGCTTTTAAAATCGGACATTTCCTGTTCGAAAAAAATACTTTCAACAACCCGTTTTTTGCCTACCTGATCGAAAAGTCTCACGACGGGATCATTCGAAAAAATGTGATCAACGGCAATGCCATTGTAGAACACAACTCCGGCAACGGCATTCATCTATGGCACTGCAACAATATGGAAATACTGGAAAACGAGGTGTACCAGATGCGCGACGGCATTTATTTTGAGTTTGTCAAATCGAGTAAAGTGGCAAAAAACATCAGCAAGCGAAACATCCGTTACGGCCTCCATTTCATGTTCTCCAACAACGACGAATACCTCGACAACCTTTTTGAGAACAATGGCGCAGGAGTGGCCGTGATGTTCTCTAAATACATTTTCATGCGTAATAATACTTTCCGACTGAACTGGGGAACGGCCTCTTACGGACTATTGCTAAAAGAAATTTACGACGCCGAAATAAAACACAATACCTTTGAGGAAAACACCATAGGCGTAAATGCAGATGGCTCGACGAGGGTAAACTTTGAAGAAAACATTTTCCTCAATAACGGCTGGGCCATAAAATTCCTGGGAGCCTGCTACAGCAATAAATTAAAGCAAAATAATTTCCTGAACAATTCTTTTGGAATTGCCTACCAGGGAGGCATGAACGGTAATCTTTTCGACCGCAATTTTTGGAGCGGGTACACCGGTTACGACCTGGACAGGAACGGCATCGGAGATGTTCCCTACAGGCCAATAAACCTCTTTTCCTACGTCGTCAACAAAAACCCTGAAACCATTGTACTGCTGAGAAGTTTATTTGTTGACATCATCAATTTCTCTGAAAAAGTATCCCCCGTTTTCACCCCGGATCAACTGAAAGACGAAAATCCTTTAATGAAACCCGCAAAATGGTAG
- the nosZ gene encoding Sec-dependent nitrous-oxide reductase encodes MRVILKTITFALLFASLWTMTSCSNGGSNSNSGAIGGSAAEKAFVAPGELDEFYAFISGGFSGQLAVYGLPSGRLFKVIPVFSVDGEKAYGFNEETKPLLETSHGFVPWDDSHHPDLSQTEGVIDGRWCFINGNNTPRIARISLKTFETEEIIEIPNSAGNHSSSFVTENTEYVVAGTRFGVPVPQRDMPIDQYKGNFKGALSFIKVDPESGHMNIAFQVLMPGFNFDLAHPGRGKSHGWMFFSSYNTEEANTLLEVNASQNDKDFIAAINWKKAEEYIAQGKFTTMPSKYAHNVYDEGTHSATSSMMTEVRVLNPADFTDLVYFLPTPKSPHGCDVDPTGEYIVGSGKLAAALTVHSFTKMLKAIEDKAFDGDAYGIPILNFDAVNAGTVEQPGLGPLHTEFDTRGNAYTTFFISSEVVKWKLGTWEVLDRKPTYYSVGHLMIPGGNSRKPYDKYLVAMNKITKDRYLPTGPELCQSAQLYDISGDKMELILDFPTIGEPHYAAGAPADLIIPNSQKIYRLEDNNHPFATKSEKEAKVVRDGKNVHVYMTMIRSHFAPDNIEGVKVGDRVYFHVTNLEQDFDVPHGIAMIGANTSELLIMPGQTETFTWEPKEVGVWPFYCTDFCSALHQEMQGYVRVSAPGADVPIKWSLDGE; translated from the coding sequence ATGAGAGTAATATTAAAAACGATCACCTTCGCATTGCTATTTGCAAGTTTATGGACAATGACCAGTTGTTCAAATGGTGGTTCCAATTCCAATAGCGGTGCCATTGGCGGCAGCGCAGCTGAAAAAGCATTTGTTGCTCCTGGAGAGCTCGACGAATTTTATGCTTTTATTTCCGGTGGATTCAGCGGCCAATTAGCCGTTTATGGATTACCATCAGGAAGATTATTCAAAGTTATCCCTGTTTTCTCCGTTGACGGTGAAAAGGCTTATGGATTCAATGAAGAAACAAAACCATTGCTCGAAACTTCTCACGGTTTTGTTCCCTGGGATGATTCTCACCACCCTGACCTTTCCCAGACAGAAGGGGTCATTGACGGCAGATGGTGTTTCATTAATGGAAACAATACCCCTCGTATCGCCCGTATCAGTCTGAAGACTTTCGAAACGGAAGAGATCATCGAGATCCCTAACAGTGCGGGAAACCACAGCTCCTCTTTCGTTACTGAAAATACAGAATACGTGGTTGCCGGTACTCGTTTTGGCGTTCCCGTACCACAACGGGATATGCCTATCGACCAATACAAAGGCAACTTTAAAGGGGCTTTATCCTTCATTAAGGTAGATCCTGAATCCGGACATATGAACATTGCCTTCCAGGTACTGATGCCCGGTTTTAACTTTGACCTGGCCCACCCAGGCAGAGGAAAATCCCACGGCTGGATGTTCTTCTCTTCCTACAATACAGAAGAAGCCAACACCCTCCTCGAGGTGAATGCTTCACAAAACGATAAGGACTTTATTGCTGCCATTAACTGGAAAAAAGCAGAAGAGTATATTGCACAGGGCAAATTCACTACTATGCCTTCGAAATATGCTCACAACGTTTATGATGAAGGTACCCATTCCGCCACTTCCAGCATGATGACCGAAGTCAGAGTTTTAAATCCTGCCGATTTTACGGATTTGGTTTACTTCCTCCCCACCCCTAAATCTCCACACGGTTGTGATGTTGACCCTACAGGAGAATATATCGTGGGTAGCGGTAAATTGGCTGCAGCCCTGACCGTTCACTCTTTCACCAAAATGCTGAAGGCTATCGAAGACAAAGCTTTTGATGGTGATGCTTATGGCATTCCGATCTTAAACTTTGACGCCGTAAATGCCGGTACTGTTGAGCAACCGGGTCTCGGCCCTTTGCATACCGAATTCGATACCCGGGGCAATGCCTATACTACTTTCTTTATCTCTTCAGAGGTCGTGAAGTGGAAACTTGGCACCTGGGAAGTATTGGACAGAAAACCAACCTACTATTCTGTTGGTCACCTGATGATCCCCGGAGGTAACTCAAGAAAACCTTACGACAAGTACCTGGTTGCGATGAATAAGATCACCAAAGACCGTTACCTGCCCACAGGTCCTGAACTTTGCCAGTCTGCCCAGCTGTACGATATCAGTGGAGACAAAATGGAGCTGATCCTGGACTTTCCCACCATTGGGGAACCCCACTATGCAGCCGGTGCTCCTGCTGATTTAATCATACCTAATTCGCAGAAAATTTACAGGCTTGAAGACAACAATCACCCGTTCGCTACAAAATCTGAAAAGGAAGCCAAGGTGGTTCGTGATGGAAAAAATGTCCACGTTTATATGACCATGATCCGGAGTCACTTTGCTCCTGACAACATTGAAGGCGTTAAAGTGGGTGACCGGGTTTACTTCCACGTGACCAACCTGGAACAGGACTTTGACGTACCTCACGGCATTGCCATGATTGGTGCAAATACGTCTGAATTACTGATCATGCCCGGACAAACGGAAACCTTTACCTGGGAACCTAAAGAAGTGGGCGTATGGCCATTCTATTGCACGGATTTCTGTTCAGCCCTTCACCAGGAAATGCAGGGATATGTAAGAGTTTCTGCTCCGGGAGCAGATGTACCCATAAAATGGTCTCTTGACGGAGAATAA
- a CDS encoding fasciclin domain-containing protein yields MKFKILFVLLVSGLVITACNSGGPQNTAAGDASGNYEANTPKGQASVQDDVSAKNILQVAAGSPDHTTLVAAVQAASIEHVLVNAGPLTVFAPTNAAFEKLPEGTVENLLKPENKATLANILTRHAAPGSYDPEALRKEAQKGRKLYMATGDYLEVTTEGDDVFVDGKKILGTIYTSNGVINVIDEVILPKK; encoded by the coding sequence ATGAAATTCAAAATCCTATTCGTCCTGCTCGTTTCCGGGCTGGTAATTACTGCCTGTAATTCAGGAGGACCACAAAACACAGCCGCCGGAGACGCCTCTGGCAATTACGAAGCCAATACGCCGAAAGGACAGGCATCCGTTCAGGATGATGTCTCAGCCAAAAACATCTTACAAGTCGCTGCCGGCTCTCCGGACCACACCACTTTAGTGGCCGCAGTGCAGGCTGCATCAATCGAACACGTTTTGGTTAATGCAGGCCCGCTGACCGTTTTCGCACCTACAAATGCTGCCTTCGAAAAACTTCCTGAAGGAACAGTAGAAAACCTGTTGAAACCGGAAAACAAAGCTACGTTGGCAAACATTCTTACCCGCCATGCCGCTCCGGGCTCTTACGATCCTGAAGCCCTTAGAAAAGAAGCCCAAAAAGGCAGAAAACTCTACATGGCCACAGGAGATTACCTGGAGGTGACGACTGAAGGTGACGACGTTTTTGTCGATGGCAAAAAGATTCTTGGAACCATCTATACCTCAAACGGTGTCATCAATGTAATCGACGAGGTCATTTTGCCAAAAAAATAA
- a CDS encoding MFS transporter, whose amino-acid sequence MELSRNISNRNFKSYIWHAIFAALAINFMDVDTVLPAMLIHSGGGTFLVGLMSAIMLGGSRMSQLFFTPFLQNRQHKKIFLLVGINSRIFSLLGLALLFYLSPQITQEWVIIFIFMLIITFSIGGAFAEIPYTDIIGKSIFPESRKRFFSLKQLLSGVSVFLSALAAQQLLHHFTFPDNYLAMFLLAAAFLGLASIGFYSIIEFIKEEHKTERIPNLKVFVQKIVKELKEHQQLTFYILVVNTLGVGLAILPFIILFAKTKMVVNATVVGELLVFKTIGLVLTSFVIYQFSNKFKYKQLLYFSISLLILMVITAIIFMEHPFVFRLLFLCGGIFVSLFTITKAGLLLEISTDQNRAFYTGLTGASNLLLTIFPLISGIIIGLWGFAYFFGLTLFLLLLSGYFAYHLKCYS is encoded by the coding sequence ATGGAACTGAGCCGCAACATATCGAACAGGAATTTTAAATCCTACATATGGCACGCTATTTTTGCGGCGCTTGCGATCAACTTCATGGATGTGGATACGGTGCTGCCTGCTATGCTGATCCATTCGGGAGGGGGCACATTTCTGGTGGGACTGATGTCGGCCATCATGCTGGGTGGTTCCAGGATGTCTCAGCTTTTTTTTACACCTTTCCTGCAAAACAGGCAGCATAAAAAGATATTTTTACTGGTGGGAATTAATTCGAGGATATTTTCCCTACTGGGGCTGGCTCTTTTATTTTACCTGTCGCCTCAAATCACCCAGGAGTGGGTCATCATCTTCATATTTATGCTTATCATAACCTTTTCCATAGGCGGGGCTTTTGCAGAGATTCCCTATACCGATATCATAGGCAAGTCCATTTTCCCTGAAAGCAGGAAACGCTTTTTTTCCCTCAAGCAATTGCTCTCTGGAGTCAGCGTTTTCCTTTCGGCCCTGGCGGCTCAGCAACTGCTTCATCACTTCACCTTTCCTGACAATTACCTGGCCATGTTTTTGCTGGCGGCAGCCTTCCTGGGATTGGCCTCCATCGGGTTTTATTCCATCATCGAATTCATCAAGGAAGAGCACAAAACAGAACGTATTCCCAACCTGAAAGTTTTCGTTCAAAAAATTGTCAAAGAATTAAAAGAACACCAACAGCTCACTTTTTACATCCTTGTGGTGAATACACTGGGGGTCGGCCTGGCCATTTTGCCTTTTATCATCCTTTTTGCAAAAACTAAAATGGTGGTCAATGCTACGGTGGTGGGAGAACTTCTCGTTTTTAAAACCATCGGCCTGGTGTTGACGAGTTTCGTCATTTACCAATTTTCCAATAAATTCAAGTACAAGCAGTTGCTGTATTTTTCCATATCCCTCCTGATTCTCATGGTGATTACCGCCATAATATTCATGGAACACCCCTTTGTTTTTCGGTTGCTCTTTTTATGTGGCGGCATTTTTGTCTCCCTTTTTACCATCACCAAAGCCGGCCTTCTACTGGAAATTTCGACCGATCAAAACCGGGCATTTTATACCGGACTTACCGGTGCCAGCAATCTTTTACTCACTATTTTCCCTCTGATTTCAGGGATAATAATTGGCCTTTGGGGATTTGCCTATTTTTTTGGACTGACGCTATTCCTCCTTCTGTTGAGTGGCTATTTTGCCTACCATCTTAAATGTTATAGTTAA
- a CDS encoding cytochrome c has product MRIQALSIFSLILLLFFSCGGETPTTDGTPKPAPKSMIADEADPMDNLGIGPITEAITLPETIDEALVTKGIEVYEAKCTACHKPDKKFIGPAPAGILQRRNPTWIMNMILDPEKMIQEDPIAKKLLMEYNGAPMANQGLTQEEARAILEYFRTL; this is encoded by the coding sequence ATGAGAATTCAAGCCCTATCCATTTTTAGTCTTATCCTCCTTCTATTCTTTTCCTGCGGAGGAGAGACTCCTACAACCGACGGAACGCCTAAGCCCGCGCCGAAATCCATGATAGCGGATGAGGCGGATCCTATGGACAACTTAGGCATTGGGCCGATCACCGAAGCTATTACGCTTCCTGAAACCATTGACGAAGCCCTTGTCACCAAAGGAATTGAGGTTTACGAGGCCAAATGTACCGCCTGCCATAAACCTGACAAAAAATTCATCGGCCCTGCTCCTGCCGGTATCCTGCAAAGAAGAAATCCAACCTGGATCATGAATATGATCCTCGATCCGGAAAAAATGATCCAGGAAGATCCTATTGCAAAAAAATTGCTGATGGAATATAATGGAGCCCCTATGGCCAACCAGGGCCTTACACAGGAAGAAGCAAGAGCCATCCTGGAATATTTCAGGACTTTATAA
- a CDS encoding ABC transporter ATP-binding protein: MVEIKKLYKSFGPVDVLQGINLSIEDKGIIAILGPNGSGKTTLIKSILGMVIPQKGQILIDGKEVIGKWEYRNEISYLPQIANFPQNIKVRELIDMIKNLRSETSLDEELIQLFKLGPFLDKKLGNLSGGTRQKVNVVMTFMFDSPLIILDEPTSGLDPVALIYLKELIAKEKKKGKTILITTHIMNLVEEIADRVIFLLDGNIYFDGTVGMLKQQTQQSNLEHAIAEILKGTYA, encoded by the coding sequence ATGGTAGAAATAAAAAAACTTTACAAAAGCTTTGGTCCGGTCGATGTCCTACAGGGAATAAATCTCTCTATCGAAGATAAGGGAATAATCGCTATCCTCGGGCCCAACGGATCCGGGAAAACTACGCTCATCAAAAGTATCCTGGGCATGGTCATTCCTCAGAAAGGACAGATATTGATCGACGGTAAGGAAGTCATTGGCAAATGGGAATACAGGAATGAAATTTCCTATTTGCCGCAGATTGCCAATTTTCCACAAAACATCAAAGTCAGGGAATTGATCGATATGATCAAAAATTTACGCAGTGAGACCTCCCTGGATGAAGAGTTGATCCAGCTGTTCAAACTCGGTCCGTTCCTCGATAAAAAATTGGGCAACCTGTCGGGCGGAACCCGTCAAAAGGTGAATGTGGTCATGACTTTTATGTTCGACTCTCCCCTCATCATTTTAGATGAACCCACATCAGGGCTGGATCCTGTGGCGTTGATTTATTTAAAAGAATTAATCGCAAAGGAAAAAAAGAAAGGCAAAACGATTCTCATTACCACTCATATCATGAACCTGGTGGAAGAGATTGCCGACCGGGTTATTTTCCTGCTCGATGGCAATATTTATTTTGACGGCACGGTAGGCATGCTTAAACAACAAACGCAACAGTCGAACCTGGAACACGCCATTGCGGAAATTCTGAAGGGTACTTATGCTTAA
- a CDS encoding VOC family protein — MSSLISGIQQMGVGVTDLHEAWKWYRQNFGMDIRVFEDEAVAELMLPHTAGQPRKRYAALAMNMQGGGGFEIWQHTGKTPEPCSFDILIGDLGINIAKVKSKDVRAAYHDFTEKELDLLGEVVTDPSGNMHFFVRDLYGNIFQVVNEEHVFMADKSVNGGIYGAMIGVTDFEKARTVYCDILGYDEVVYDKEGVFDDLSGLPGGKETLRRVLLRHKEERMGPFSKLLGPSQIELICVKSRTPQKIYEGRIWGDPGFIHLCFDIQGMDGLRKRCAAKGFPFTVDSADSFDMGVAAGHFAYIEDPDGTLIEFVETHKLPIIEKIGWYMNIQKRKLGKRLPNWMVKTMSWGRIKD, encoded by the coding sequence ATGAGTAGTTTAATCAGTGGAATACAGCAGATGGGGGTCGGAGTGACCGATTTGCATGAAGCATGGAAATGGTACCGTCAGAATTTTGGTATGGATATCCGGGTTTTTGAAGATGAGGCGGTAGCTGAATTGATGTTGCCACACACAGCAGGCCAACCAAGAAAACGTTATGCCGCCCTGGCCATGAATATGCAGGGAGGAGGCGGATTTGAGATTTGGCAACATACCGGTAAAACGCCGGAACCCTGTAGTTTTGACATTCTTATTGGTGATCTCGGTATCAATATCGCCAAGGTGAAATCAAAGGATGTCAGGGCCGCCTATCATGATTTTACCGAAAAAGAACTCGATCTGTTGGGTGAGGTCGTAACCGATCCTTCAGGTAACATGCACTTTTTTGTCCGAGATTTATACGGAAATATCTTCCAGGTAGTCAATGAGGAACACGTTTTTATGGCGGATAAATCCGTCAACGGAGGCATATACGGCGCCATGATCGGCGTGACTGATTTTGAAAAGGCCCGCACTGTTTATTGCGATATTTTGGGATACGACGAAGTGGTTTATGATAAGGAAGGTGTCTTTGATGATTTGTCCGGCCTACCCGGAGGAAAAGAAACCTTACGCCGTGTTTTATTGAGGCATAAGGAGGAAAGAATGGGGCCGTTTTCCAAATTGTTGGGTCCCTCTCAAATTGAATTGATTTGCGTAAAAAGTCGTACGCCACAAAAAATATACGAAGGCAGAATTTGGGGAGACCCCGGGTTTATTCATCTCTGTTTTGATATCCAGGGCATGGACGGACTCCGAAAAAGATGTGCTGCGAAAGGATTTCCTTTTACGGTGGATAGTGCGGATAGTTTTGATATGGGCGTGGCAGCCGGTCACTTTGCCTATATCGAAGATCCTGACGGTACCCTGATCGAGTTTGTGGAGACCCACAAATTGCCTATTATTGAAAAGATCGGTTGGTATATGAATATTCAAAAGCGTAAACTTGGCAAACGTTTGCCCAACTGGATGGTAAAAACCATGTCCTGGGGGAGGATTAAGGATTAG
- a CDS encoding nitrous oxide reductase accessory protein NosL → MKFEYLIYLTVGSILTFFVSSCAVEPVPIGYGKDACHFCKMTIVDNQHAAEIVTKKGKAFKYDAIECMMQSRFDWQEAEIGLFLLADYATPGKLVDATKATFLISESLPSPMGGNLSGFENESEAREILQENGGEIIPWEQLKTRYSKK, encoded by the coding sequence ATGAAATTCGAATATTTAATTTATTTAACCGTCGGTTCGATCTTAACATTCTTTGTAAGTTCGTGTGCCGTGGAACCTGTTCCCATCGGTTATGGAAAAGATGCCTGCCATTTTTGCAAAATGACCATCGTAGACAATCAACATGCTGCTGAGATCGTCACAAAAAAAGGTAAAGCCTTTAAATATGATGCCATTGAATGTATGATGCAAAGCAGGTTTGACTGGCAGGAAGCAGAAATCGGCCTTTTCCTCCTGGCGGATTACGCCACTCCGGGGAAACTGGTGGACGCAACCAAAGCGACTTTCCTGATCAGCGAAAGCCTGCCCAGCCCGATGGGTGGCAATCTCTCGGGGTTTGAAAACGAAAGTGAAGCCCGGGAAATACTCCAGGAAAATGGAGGGGAAATTATCCCCTGGGAACAATTGAAGACCCGGTACAGTAAAAAATGA
- a CDS encoding TlpA family protein disulfide reductase — protein MLTEKIKNYWQNKSNWNKISDAIFLALIITLLFPGGRMAIGGFVNRLKAMIISPSVQADGPTLSSDEYQWPLSNLEGQPVNLKDYKGKVVFLNLWATWCPPCVGEMPEIQKLYDRFKDNNEIAFLMVSNEPPAKIKSFIDKRGFTFPVYSTQYNPPAPFSTQSIPTTFVLSKNGQIKIRETGAYNWGGSKTVDIIVGLLAE, from the coding sequence ATGTTAACGGAAAAAATAAAAAACTACTGGCAAAATAAAAGCAACTGGAACAAAATTTCGGATGCCATTTTCCTTGCATTAATCATCACTTTACTGTTCCCGGGAGGGAGAATGGCCATTGGCGGTTTTGTCAATCGGCTAAAAGCAATGATCATTAGCCCTTCGGTTCAGGCAGATGGCCCTACCCTATCTTCCGACGAATACCAATGGCCACTCTCCAATTTGGAAGGTCAGCCCGTGAACCTGAAGGACTATAAAGGTAAAGTAGTGTTCCTGAACCTTTGGGCGACCTGGTGCCCCCCTTGCGTCGGAGAAATGCCGGAGATCCAAAAACTCTACGACCGTTTTAAGGACAACAATGAGATTGCTTTTTTAATGGTTTCGAATGAACCTCCTGCTAAAATAAAATCATTTATAGACAAACGGGGATTTACTTTCCCGGTCTATTCTACACAATACAATCCGCCCGCGCCTTTTTCCACGCAGAGCATTCCCACCACTTTTGTCCTTTCAAAAAACGGGCAAATAAAAATACGGGAAACGGGAGCCTACAACTGGGGAGGAAGTAAAACAGTTGACATTATTGTAGGCTTACTGGCGGAATAG